The Sabethes cyaneus chromosome 3, idSabCyanKW18_F2, whole genome shotgun sequence DNA window TCGTTGTCTTCAATGACCATTGAATGTGCGTTTCTTGCTTTCAAtacaaaaatttcaatgactttaatttaatttaaatttaatttaatgacTTACACTTTCACGATCAAGTGGTTTTACCGTGCTTTTCACCACTAGCAAATTTCATACCTGACGAAATGACGTAAATTTCTCTTCGAGCCACATATTCGTTTTTCTGTAACCGATGCTAGCTAAAGTTTGACTCTAAAATAAAGTTAAATGGAAaacttttacattttttctgtaTGCCAACCATTCTGCTAGACTTGTCAAGAACAATTTTCGTATATTTTCCGCATACAGCGGGTCTTAACCCAACCTACCGAATTGGAGACAGCTCCCCACTTACTCTATTTTCCTAGGCAGGTATCCAATACTTTCTGCTATTCTGCTGACAGGAAAATTACACTCCGCACGTGAGTTTCTTATTCGTTCTTTTTTCTGCGCAAGTTAACTCGCCAACTCATGCCCAAGCGAAGAGtgaaaaattgataaacaaaattgattagCGAAGAGTATCGCTCGCACTCTTATCTTCTCGCAGCTTCGAACTCTATAGCGCCCATTGCGGCTAACTCTAGAACCCACCATGGTGCCAAGGACACGCAGAAATGTtcatatttttgattttcgttcTCCGAGTCACAAGTCATGCAGGAAAAGCTGTTTAATTGAGCTTGTGTTTAATTATAATTTCGCCGCACCCCCTTGGTAAACTGGGATGCGCATTCTAAGAAATATTTTCGTTACTTAATACCACCGTTTGCTGTTCTAGtttctgaccaacgcggcttATTTTACTTTACATGAATTGATCGGCTTTTACTCCTCCGGGTCCAAGCCAGATCCTAAAATACGTAACGTGGAAGGTAGAGTTGCTACACCCGTATTTTGGTTACAACTTGTAACCTTCATCAGCCAGTTTAACGATTGTCGTGAGACAATGGAATTTCTCCCacatttttttcgattattcgTGAATTCTACTGAGATACTCGatttataatctatacctataaagaaggatttctgtctgtctgtctgtctgtcctgtgttccttatagaatcaaaaactactgaaccaatctgcgtgaaaatttgcatgtagaggtttttggggccaggaaaggttttagtgatggttagagacccctccccccactaagagggggggctcccatacaaatgaaacacaaatttctgcataactcgagaactaatcaatcaaatggaaccaaatttggcatgtgggagttttagatggcagaaattttttctacggtgaattacgaccccttccccttttaagagaggagctcccatacaaatgaaattcaaatttccttataacttgagaactaatcaagcaaatggaactaaatttggcatgtgggagattttggagtcttgaatttattttacgatagttagagacctctcaaccctgtggtagggggatatggactctcattcaaaaataaaacagaaatttttgcgaaactcaaaaactaatcgaactcgagaaattctagagtcttccataaaacattagtcaatacaagaccacaaaaactatctatagtaacactagatcattcaggacgagacggtcgcgagtgttgccggtgacccgccgtcggaagcgccgcccactggggggcttgcaaaactcgagattgtgacaaagatcatccgagattcatgatttatgtacaacacaggttaatttgtggcaatacgaagtttgtcgggtcagctagttattctATAAAACGTTATTTCGCAGAAACGTCTTTGATGAGGTTCTTGGCTCTGTTCTGCGAAGAGAGTTACGGGAAAAGCCACATTTTGTCGAGCTGCCACTCgcatttacttcgatgttctACGAATCGAGTCACATGCCGCAAAAGGTCCGTCCTAAAACTCTAATGTCATTTGACTTGACTAACACCGAACGAAACGCGAGAGtctgcaaatttaaatttgccatattttcgcgaaTCGCGGAACTAATTATCGATGATCCAATCTATTGTGTGTGCGTcgtacttttgacgtaggactacgtcttacggtaacttttgagatagggtgtcattccaaaaaatcgaaaaatgcgagcgtcacgaaaaatgaaaggttttgagcgctaatagctcagcggttttccgatcaattttcaatattcttacaccaatcgagcggaaaatcttctaagaattgacccaaatgaagaaaagtatggattgtTGATGTtgagctattgaaaaattgaaaataataaacctatgttttaccagaattctcgcttcgtgattggttggaagattctttacgatgatctaaacctataccaatttgatatctgtgcttgggaagtaagccaaaacaagtgaccaagtttcctcatttcaacaagatttctcaacacCTCGGTTCAACCtataccattttgatgtccttgcttgggaaatacgccagagagagtgacaaagcctcctcgtgccaacagatttcttacgaacgcgattaaacctagtccaatttgatgtctgtgttagggaagtgtgccagaaaatatgacacaagctcgttatcccaacagatcgcaaattctttactgcgagtcgATTAAACCTCgtcgaatttgatatctgtgttggaaaaatgtgctacagctgtagtgttcggttataatacgactctgtatgaatacgcatgcttgccggttcattagaagtgtagtgaaaagatgtgctgttgataaaataggattgaattggtaaaatcccttcaacgtgggaaaccatggataataaaaacaatctttaatttcagtaaggtagcaggaaagtaatagtttgtgttcttgattttgttaaattgttttcaaattcacaattttttgagaattgaacgtatgcaatgttactactttgataaacgttacatacaacgcatgtagcatgtatatatgttgcatatagcatgtatacatgaagaatcgaatgattacaagcatgaatacatgctactatcactacaaagagacttacgtagtcctgcgtcacctatatatgcggtcgtgtcttgtacacaacctctctgattttttaccGATTTCGAAGTGTGCTTGGCTactcaatgaatcgatcattgCGGTTGTTTGAAAACTTCcctgattttgttcaaaattccctgattattaAGTTTTTCCAGGTCATTTAAAATTCCCTGGTAATTCCAGGTTTTCCAGATTTTTGcaggtagttgccaccctgtctttactgatacagttacgtcatcccgttagaaaaatcagttaggttaaacttattggtcggtagttgcgtacgatagacgaggatgacacaatatgtcaaacagtcgtctccattcaactcgatcttgggccactcgtcgccaatttcccagtcgcctcagaagtcgcaaatcactttcgagttggtcgagccatcttgcacgtttaGCCGCCTGTTCCctgtgtcggtggggttgttaaaaggaactgttttcgtcgcagtGCCGTCCGACATCTTTACGAAGTGCCCGGCTCACGATAGCTTATCGACTTTTGCCACATGTTCGATAAGAATCGCTTCAAGCAGTGCTAGTAGCTAGTAATTCACGCGCCTCTATCactcttcgcttttattttgtactccgccaaatatcgtccgtcaGATCCGCTCGTCAGATCACCGTCTCAAGTTtgatgttgaacagtatgcCTGATAAGCCTCAACCCGCGACACGTTTCGAAGGGACTCCCCGAGACGCGCGagacacatcactcgttccagtgtaactctgatcagtcgtgtcagtttttccggaaaaccggttttgtgcactatgtgccatagctggtgCCGATCAacagtatcatatgctgctttgaaatcaatcaagTTGATGACgagtgatgcgtgggcacgttgtactctttgtctgtgcgtgggcacgttgtactcactgtcagatggtaaaaatttggtccgtagttgcgcgagcccccatgaaacccaccTGGTGAATTACAATGTAAACTCACAATGAATAACACAGTTCTAAAaggtgaccggacgagagccataaatacgatagccatacggacggttgccatacgtacgaatgccatatagacgaatgccataatgtatgtttgccataacggacgggagccatacagacgaatgccataatgtatgtttgccataatggacggaagccataatggacggaagccataatgGATGGAAGccaaaaggtcatcacttctaattttggacgaaattttgcatctacagTGAGCAAAACGAgtaagattttttcaggaaaacgcctccccatcggactaattgaccaccagatttttgcctgacattttattcgtgttcgccagattttccGGAAAACCTGTTGGCAATCTTGGTTGTGGGTTTGTTGAAGTAAACTGGTTTCGAAcgcactgtcgttcggcatccgtacgacgtgcccggcccacaACAGTCTATCGACTTTCGCCAgaagtacgatgggaatctcctcAAGCAGTGcaagtagctcgtgattcacacgcctccgccactctcatGGATACTTGTATGAATGAATATGATGTAAAAAATAAGGAATATTCATACATGTGATGTGAAGTAGTAATCCTCAGAGCGAAGACTTAAAGAATTGCTCAAAGAcctgcgtcagttagttgcttacAATTCTTTACATACTTTTGGCTGTATGTATTGctataaatatattaaaatatcCAAAAAGCGAAATTCTTCTTTTGAGCTAAAGAGAACATTAGTTAGTTAATGATCTGTAAGCTGATATtaattctttattatttttgctTAGCCAAAAGTTGCGCGCCCAATGACTATTATCTGTTTTGAGAAAGTTCCTTAGGCCAGTAAATAAATACCGTTCATCAACTGCAgtttaatgcagttgaatcaacTGCAGTGGTTTAATTAGTGAAACTGCCAAACTCTGGAAACAAGCAGTTAAATTTGCACAAATGATATGCAAATTGGTAAAAATGATATTTCAAGGCGTTTGTTAATAATATAGTAGGGGGAGGTCCTATTTGGCCGCACAGGCATCTACGCCcggacactagcgatttctcaaaaacaaggaatgataaaattatttggaaagaatAGAACAATAGAACCATTAGAGTACTACAGTTTCATTCTTTCCAACTATTTTTATCACtgttgtttttgagaaatcgctagtgtTCGGGCATAAAGGCCTATCCagccatacaggacttccccctaaattataaatttgtgaAACAAACCGTTGAACATCTGTAAAATGCCACATATTGTCGAATGTTatctacattcgtagttctacgtaaACGCATCCGTGTCCCTGGGACAGACCTTcctactttttatttttattttaatgtggtttaTACCATTACGttatacactcaaatctcgtctACGTCCACTATTAGGGcacgtaaaaaaaaatctttcgtaAAAAGGAGGACGTAATTCAAATTACGAACGTAAAAAAACGAGACGTAAAAAGAAATCActtaaaatgaatggacgtaaagcGAGATTCTAGTGCATATGATTTAAATATAATGCTGAAAGCTGCAGATTACTTATGAGAGGTAAAATTCTGTGCCAATATTGAACTCGGATCGTCGGGAATGCTAATCTGGAACTGCAGCAGGACAACCAAATAGGTAACCATGGTAGCCAGTAgctgaaaaaaatcataaattcaGTGCTAGAAACGACCATAACTCAGTATCATACCGATTTAAACAAAGTCCTGTTCACGTCGAAGAACCCTCCAAGATTGATACTGGAAGGATTTATTTCCGTTGCCCGCAGAAACATGTTGATCTCCGTCTGGGCATCCGAATTCATCCAGCTCAGTTCCACCATGAGCAGTTTCTTCTGAAAATTCGTTCTCACATTAAACGACGCATAGTGGGCTTCGtcacaaatgaaaaacagaagACCAATGCTACAGAAGGCGGTCACCGCCAATCCGATATCCTTAATTCCGAACCCATCGGAAATTTGCGACAATAACCCATAGATTGACAGTGTAATGATGAAAAACAAGTACAGACAGATGAAGGTGAAAGTGTAACAGGTCGCGAAGCCAGTGTTTCGAGCCAGTTTACTTAAACGAAGCCACAGCGAGCGATAGTCCGATACCATCGCAGCTGGACCGACGTGTCTCAGCGCctggaaaagcaaaaaataaatccATCATCCCAACCACTACTGATCTTCTAAATACCTTTTGAAAATCGTCGGCTAAAATGTTAGCAGTTGTGCTCAGAGTTTCACACGTTATGTACCAATATCCACCCATCATGTAGATCAGCGTATCCAGAATGCAGTAGAGAATGACCTGAATCAACTCGAAATCCACCATCGTAACGTGAGTAATACCAACGGCAGCACACGACATCATCGGCAGTAGGACAGCAATCAACAAAGACTTCGTCTTGAGCTGCAATGCCAAATCGCGGCCAGCCGTTTTACGATACAGGACCTCGAACTCCACCCAATCGTTCAGCAGGTCGACCACCTTTCGGCTTTCGTACCACATCATCGGAATAATCAACAACGGTAGAACATTAACGATGAAAAGGTACGCAATTACGGCTTCCTCGAAGCGACCTTCCAGCGTACGAACCATGTGGATCTTACCAATCAAGATGAAAATGACGTAGGCCTTAAAACGGTGAGTAGAActgctttcaaactactttctGTCATCATCACTTAAGGACAAAACTCACCGCTAACAAGAGCAAAAACGTTGCACAATAAGCCATAGCTGGGCTTGCACAGGTGAACATCGTAACACCCATTGAAGGCCTTGTAATCGGTAACACACTCAAGGCTCGCAGAACCGAGTAAATTGGTTTGGAATTTTCATAAACTATATCCTAGAACCAGTGGCTTTTGAGACTGCATAAAATCCGGCAAAAAGTTAACGATTACTTACCGACTTCAATTCCGCACCGCCACCGAACGCTTCTCTTACTTCCGGTGGAAATCCAACCCGATTATTAAAGCCGTGAAATGGCCTAGCCGTTGGTTCATCCTGCAAGGCAGGTGCTACGTTCAGGAATCTAATCTGGTGCTTTTGCTCCGGTTCCATCTCGACATACTGCAGCGAATCCTGGTTGAAGTATAAACTCATACTGGCTGTAGTGCACTTTCGAAGCGTACAAATTTAACCGGTTGACTGGAGATTTCTGATGCAAAACATCCTCTTGCTTGCATTGAAATACGGCTTAAATATCGCTCGTTTAGAATCGATTAACGGATAAAgtttctttttaaaaatttaaaactttcggAAAGTTTTCTTCACTGTTGTTGACCTTACCGGGAGGAACACTGGCTGCATATTGGGTTCGTTGCGGTGTGCCAAATCCTggtgaattttattcaaaaaataacATGATAAATTATGAAACCTTAACAATTATAAATAGCTAGGAGTCTGTAGCTTTTGACCTACATAATGGAAACATAAGTAAATATTTTAGAAACTTGTAATATGGTTTCGTATACACTTTAATAACGAATTTTCATTTATGTTAGActttataaaaatattgctCTTTTTCATTATCAAcgtgaattttcaaaatcataAAATAGCAATTTGCATAATCAAAATctctaaatctatacctataaaaatggatttctgtctgtctgtctgtccggatgttctttattgaatcaaaaactattgaacACATCGgtgtgaaaatatgcatgtagagggggggctcccatacaaatacaaatttcctcataactggagaactaatcaaacaaatgaaaccaaatttggcatgtgaaggtttttagaccccctaccacaggggtgaggggtcctaattcatcatagaaaaaaattttgcctccgaaaacacccacatgccaaatatggttccatttgattgattagttctcgagttatgaggtaatttgtacttcatttgtataggagcacccccgctcctaaagtggggaggggtcctaattcaccatagaaaaaattcttacatccaaaaaccttcacatgccaaatttggttccattttcttgattaggtctcgaattatgcagaaatttgtgtttcatttgtatgggagcctcccctcttagtggggggaggggtctctaaccatcataagaaccttccctggccccaaaaacctctacatgcaaattttcacgccgattggctcagtagttttcgattctataaggaacatccctacagacagacagacagaaatccatttttatatataagaagatgAGTTataaaaatcagtattctgttGTGCTGTATAACATATTTGTACAAACCGTGTTATAAGTAACAAAACGAGATAGAATATTGGTAAAAACATTTGTGTGTCGTAAGTTTTTCTATCGGATTTATAACAAAGAATttaatagaaatatcaacttaagtctgtaatatttttgttagaatcatatGATCGAGAAATGTTTAAAcaataacatcggttgaagaagaagGGTAGTTTcgcactctggcgtacttcccaagcacagatatcaaattggtataggtttaaacgtcgtaaagaatcttcgacctgttggaacgGGGAGTTTCTgtacttttttgcaaaaaacacgtTCAAACTTTGATGGCACCTtttcagtagaatcaatatatatagaatgccagtgtcgctgtttttctacaggactcatggtCCCAAGTAGCACTCTTTTGTCACttttggttgctgcaacctatttatgactgaaattagtcgttaatcggttaccacaacgagtttataacaactgtgctggtAGGGGTGGTAAACATGGTGCTaataatctgtatcaagtctgtgaatcgggagcttcattgtcaaagttgctcattgttatttatctgttctttatctgtgcgctggttggtgctgtcatcagtgcgctcatcatgccgttttcatgccagtgaaatgtttttaaacgttctttttctttcgtccggatgaattgaatcccacaactgcgcccttttgcaccgattttttcagaaatttgaagcaagccttggaagcaagcgaagtttccaatcacattacttggcagccataattgaaattttaaactggttgtcaaagtttgacaatgagattccccttttgatgaatctcaggcacacacacatatgcatatataatgtatatacattatctgagcatgtgtgatgtttaccacgcgcactgcagcgacactggcattctatatatattgattatactacctTTTCCAATCAATCAGGATACAAGGATTTCTAGTCGGGCAAGGCttgattattttcagtttttcaataatgtaaaagcaaagcctaggtgctacattccgttatcgaaacttgatcttctgtttttatacgacagacttcgcagccagctgttagagtgcaggacaattgcagggccagttgctacgatcctattgactctagcagcctcTTCCAGTtgatattcgaacatacgacgactcgcttattagaccagcgttctacctcgaagccaactgggaggcatttttcaatagtgtacacttacgaattAATAGCATTCTTCATTTGGGCTAACGCGTAGGAGGTGTTCCGATCGGTTAGTGCAAAGATATTGAAAATccatcgggaaaccgctaacaagaaaacatcactatcggtcacaggcttagagcttaaccatatacaccatagtgtagtcctgtcgatccagaacttcactgcactgctcgtataggtgtagcctatggaacttttttgagaaaacttaacttgaaatgcCCATACAgggcatttgacttaatggaggcgcatggtacattgtgaatatcctaaacgtttaagtaacagatcaaaaggaaaatgatattgtttgaaaaggATAATTAGATTATGCAACAAGCTTTTCTAAAATCCCTTTTTCGTTCATctgaaagtgttattaaacttttctcctcgttaATTCCGGTAGGCATGTTTGGTGTTCTGAATTGAAACTACAAATGTAATTGAAAAAGCCAAAATTCGTGCAAGATTGTATTTTGCATGTTGCGTATCTTgaaaaatcaagacaaaattgcgctggtgtattaaaTTCATATGGATGTTCATCAATGAAGACATTCCGATACCAAGAATACCAGGATT harbors:
- the LOC128741714 gene encoding gustatory and odorant receptor 24; translation: MSLYFNQDSLQYVEMEPEQKHQIRFLNVAPALQDEPTARPFHGFNNRVGFPPEVREAFGGGAELKSDIVYENSKPIYSVLRALSVLPITRPSMGVTMFTCASPAMAYCATFLLLLAAYVIFILIGKIHMVRTLEGRFEEAVIAYLFIVNVLPLLIIPMMWYESRKVVDLLNDWVEFEVLYRKTAGRDLALQLKTKSLLIAVLLPMMSCAAVGITHVTMVDFELIQVILYCILDTLIYMMGGYWYITCETLSTTANILADDFQKALRHVGPAAMVSDYRSLWLRLSKLARNTGFATCYTFTFICLYLFFIITLSIYGLLSQISDGFGIKDIGLAVTAFCSIGLLFFICDEAHYASFNVRTNFQKKLLMVELSWMNSDAQTEINMFLRATEINPSSINLGGFFDVNRTLFKSLLATMVTYLVVLLQFQISIPDDPSSILAQNFTSHK